The Shewanella sp. KX20019 genome window below encodes:
- the prfA gene encoding peptide chain release factor 1, which produces MKDSVIRKLEGLLERNEEVLALLSDAGVIADQERFRALSKEYSQLEDVVRTFKSFQQAEEDLESAKEMMEEDDAELKEMAQEEYKIAKAAIAVLEDELQILLLPKDPNDDNNCFIEIRAGAGGDEAAIFAGDLFRMYSKYVESKRWQLEVMNTNEGEHGGFKEVIAKVSGEGVYGQLKFESGGHRVQRVPETESQGRVHTSACTVVVLPEIPESEAIEINKGDLKVDTFRASGAGGQHVNKTDSAIRLTHIPTGIVVECQDQRSQHKNRAQAMSVLTARIQAVEDEKRRSSEESTRRNLVGSGDRSERIRTYNFPQGRVSEHRINLTLYRLNEFMEGDLDVVLEPLILENQADMLAALGEG; this is translated from the coding sequence ATGAAGGACAGTGTGATTCGCAAGCTTGAAGGCTTGCTTGAACGTAATGAAGAAGTGTTGGCGCTACTGAGCGATGCGGGTGTTATTGCCGATCAGGAGCGTTTTCGCGCCTTGTCTAAAGAATATTCTCAGTTAGAGGATGTCGTCCGTACTTTTAAATCTTTTCAGCAAGCCGAGGAAGATCTCGAGTCAGCTAAAGAGATGATGGAAGAGGATGATGCTGAGCTTAAAGAGATGGCTCAAGAAGAGTACAAAATTGCTAAAGCAGCTATTGCCGTACTTGAAGATGAGCTGCAAATTCTCTTGCTGCCAAAAGATCCTAACGATGATAATAACTGCTTTATTGAGATCCGTGCGGGTGCAGGTGGCGATGAAGCGGCTATTTTTGCTGGCGATCTGTTCCGCATGTATAGCAAGTATGTTGAAAGTAAACGCTGGCAGTTAGAAGTGATGAACACCAACGAAGGTGAACATGGCGGCTTTAAAGAGGTTATTGCTAAAGTTAGTGGTGAAGGCGTGTACGGACAGTTGAAGTTTGAGTCTGGCGGACACCGCGTTCAGCGGGTGCCAGAAACAGAATCTCAAGGTCGAGTACACACCTCAGCATGTACCGTTGTTGTGTTGCCTGAAATCCCTGAATCAGAGGCCATTGAAATCAATAAAGGTGATTTGAAGGTCGATACTTTCAGAGCATCAGGCGCCGGTGGACAGCACGTCAACAAGACAGATTCAGCTATTCGTCTTACGCATATCCCGACGGGTATAGTGGTCGAATGCCAAGATCAGCGTTCACAGCATAAAAACCGTGCTCAAGCGATGAGTGTACTTACTGCTCGTATTCAAGCCGTTGAGGATGAAAAACGTCGTAGCTCCGAAGAAAGTACCCGCCGTAACTTAGTCGGTAGTGGTGATCGTTCTGAGCGTATTCGTACTTACAACTTCCCTCAAGGTCGAGTCAGTGAGCATCGCATCAACCTTACTCTCTATCGCTTAAATGAGTTTATGGAAGGTGATTTAGATGTTGTTCTTGAACCGCTTATCCTAGAAAACCAAGCCGATATGCTTGCAGCTCTTGGCGAAGGCTAA
- the ispE gene encoding 4-(cytidine 5'-diphospho)-2-C-methyl-D-erythritol kinase has translation MTAPLSLGWPAPAKLNLFLHINGRRDDGYHELQTLFQFVEHCDYLDFKVTDKPSLILHSNMSDAVADNDNLILRAAKSLREHTQCLLGAEIWLDKRLPMGGGLGGGSSDAATTLVALNALWGTGLSAKELAVIGLELGADVPVFINGLSAFAEGVGERLKDVAPTEPWYLVLVPDVHVSTAEVFQDPELPRNTPKLTLESLMSKPWRNDCQELVLKRYPQVAKTLAWLLEYAPSRMTGTGACVFGQFEHEQQAKDVLAKLPVSINGFVAKGTNKSPLMLRLAQD, from the coding sequence ATGACCGCCCCACTCTCTTTAGGTTGGCCAGCGCCGGCCAAGCTCAACCTTTTCTTACATATCAACGGGCGCCGAGACGACGGTTACCATGAATTACAGACGCTGTTTCAATTTGTAGAGCATTGTGATTACCTCGATTTTAAAGTCACAGACAAGCCGAGCTTGATATTGCATTCAAATATGTCCGACGCTGTCGCAGATAACGATAACTTAATTCTGCGAGCCGCAAAATCATTAAGAGAGCACACTCAATGTCTACTAGGTGCTGAAATTTGGTTAGATAAACGCTTACCTATGGGCGGAGGTTTAGGGGGCGGTTCATCTGACGCTGCAACCACATTGGTGGCGCTAAATGCACTATGGGGAACTGGCTTATCCGCTAAGGAACTCGCCGTGATTGGGTTAGAGCTCGGAGCCGATGTACCTGTTTTTATTAATGGTTTATCCGCTTTTGCCGAAGGTGTTGGTGAGCGATTAAAAGATGTTGCTCCAACTGAACCTTGGTACCTTGTATTAGTACCCGATGTACATGTATCCACCGCAGAGGTTTTCCAAGATCCTGAACTGCCACGTAATACCCCTAAGCTCACACTTGAATCTTTAATGAGCAAGCCTTGGCGGAATGACTGTCAAGAACTGGTCCTAAAACGCTACCCTCAAGTTGCCAAGACCTTAGCGTGGCTGCTAGAATATGCGCCGTCAAGAATGACCGGAACGGGAGCATGTGTTTTCGGTCAATTCGAGCATGAGCAACAAGCTAAAGATGTCTTGGCAAAACTGCCAGTATCGATAAATGGCTTTGTTGCCAAAGGAACAAATAAATCACCGTTAATGCTGAGATTAGCTCAGGATTAA
- a CDS encoding SirB2 family protein yields METFYSLYPVFKHTHMTFVALSVLFFIVRFSLHLRQSPIMDKKFVKIAPHVIDTLLLLSGLILCFSIKQYPFVDPWMTEKLSAVVAYILLATIALKANRNKLFKVFAALGALGWVFYAAKLAVFKQAILLG; encoded by the coding sequence ATGGAAACATTCTATAGTTTGTACCCTGTGTTTAAGCATACTCACATGACGTTTGTAGCGTTAAGCGTATTGTTTTTTATTGTGCGTTTTTCTCTTCATTTACGTCAATCTCCGATAATGGATAAGAAATTCGTTAAGATAGCGCCACACGTTATCGATACCTTGCTGCTTTTGTCTGGATTGATTTTGTGCTTCTCAATCAAACAGTATCCATTTGTTGATCCTTGGATGACTGAAAAGCTTAGTGCCGTTGTTGCTTATATCTTGCTTGCGACCATTGCACTGAAAGCCAATCGTAATAAATTATTTAAAGTATTTGCTGCATTGGGCGCTTTAGGTTGGGTATTTTATGCCGCTAAACTCGCTGTGTTTAAGCAAGCTATATTATTAGGTTGA
- the hemA gene encoding glutamyl-tRNA reductase translates to MSLVAIGINHKTATVDLREKVAFAPDKIHDAMKSLASRTQSGEAVIISTCNRTELYCNNGEESDVVQWLEEYHQLSHADVEPCLYQYKDQEAVKHLMRVSAGLDSLILGEPQILGQVKQSFVKAKEAGTVAATMDRLFQNTFSVAKKIRTETEIGAAAVSVAFAAVSMAKHIFSSIGSTQVLLVGAGETIELVARHLKDNGVKTMVVANRTISRAEAMCEEFGATAITLEQIPDFLPKADIVISSTASPLPIIGKGMVEKALKQRRHQPMLLVDIAVPRDIEAEVADLDDAFLYTVDDLQSIIEQNMASRREAAEQAELIADDQSYQFMEWIRSLESVDSIREYRTQSMAIKDELVERAVNKLAQGGNSEQVLLELANKLTNKLIHAPTQALTAASRRGDLNSLGQLRTVLGLDKD, encoded by the coding sequence ATGAGCCTTGTAGCAATCGGAATAAATCATAAAACGGCCACGGTCGACCTACGTGAGAAAGTCGCATTTGCGCCAGACAAAATTCATGATGCCATGAAGAGTCTTGCGTCACGCACTCAGTCGGGCGAAGCCGTCATTATCTCCACCTGTAATCGGACCGAACTTTACTGTAATAATGGTGAAGAGTCTGATGTTGTCCAATGGTTGGAAGAATATCATCAACTTTCTCATGCAGATGTTGAACCTTGCCTGTATCAATATAAAGATCAGGAAGCGGTTAAGCATTTGATGCGTGTCTCTGCAGGACTAGACTCGCTGATCCTAGGTGAACCTCAAATCTTAGGGCAAGTTAAGCAATCTTTTGTTAAAGCAAAAGAAGCCGGCACCGTTGCTGCCACAATGGACAGGTTATTTCAAAATACCTTTTCAGTCGCTAAGAAAATCCGTACCGAAACAGAGATCGGTGCAGCAGCGGTATCTGTTGCATTTGCCGCGGTAAGCATGGCAAAACATATCTTCTCCTCAATAGGTAGCACGCAAGTGTTACTCGTGGGCGCTGGCGAGACGATAGAGCTAGTGGCACGTCATTTAAAAGATAACGGCGTCAAGACAATGGTCGTGGCAAACCGAACTATTTCACGTGCTGAAGCCATGTGTGAAGAGTTTGGCGCGACAGCAATTACCCTCGAACAGATCCCTGATTTTCTCCCTAAGGCCGATATCGTGATATCCTCTACGGCTAGCCCATTACCGATCATTGGTAAAGGCATGGTAGAAAAAGCGCTTAAGCAGCGTCGTCATCAACCTATGTTGTTGGTAGATATAGCAGTTCCTCGCGATATTGAGGCTGAAGTAGCGGATCTGGATGATGCGTTCCTATACACCGTAGATGACCTGCAAAGCATCATTGAACAGAATATGGCTTCTCGAAGAGAAGCTGCCGAGCAAGCAGAATTAATTGCAGATGATCAATCTTATCAATTTATGGAGTGGATCCGCTCATTAGAGTCGGTTGACAGTATCCGTGAATATCGCACCCAGAGTATGGCGATAAAAGATGAGTTGGTAGAGCGGGCGGTCAATAAGTTGGCCCAAGGCGGCAATAGCGAACAAGTGTTGCTAGAGCTTGCCAATAAGCTAACCAATAAATTGATCCATGCCCCGACCCAAGCGCTTACCGCTGCGAGTCGCCGAGGGGATCTCAACTCTCTTGGACAATTAAGGACAGTGCTCGGACTAGATAAAGACTAA
- the lolB gene encoding lipoprotein insertase outer membrane protein LolB, which produces MNNLSSITKNTYAWVILSFIFISGCSTTIPDNLVPVSVEQVELAQAWEMQGKLAVRTADDKFSTNLYWLHTHSSNELKLTTMLGTTVLSLTSTRGNTVLELDGKTYTDTDAQRLLTRITGWTIPIDALPLWITGQLSSSDELVSQDAQNRPLSIMNATQLPPWKVDFKSWQTQSGAELPRLLNLTRDDIRLKIQINQWQALAPEKTSVTNRPQSNSSEPPL; this is translated from the coding sequence ATGAATAATTTGAGCAGCATCACAAAAAACACTTATGCATGGGTGATATTGAGCTTTATTTTTATTAGCGGTTGCTCAACTACCATACCAGACAACTTAGTTCCCGTCTCTGTCGAGCAGGTTGAACTAGCGCAAGCGTGGGAAATGCAGGGCAAGTTAGCCGTGCGCACAGCTGATGATAAATTTAGTACTAATTTATATTGGCTACACACTCACTCCTCTAATGAATTGAAGCTCACCACCATGCTGGGCACCACAGTGTTAAGCCTAACCAGCACTCGAGGCAATACAGTATTAGAGCTCGACGGTAAAACCTACACCGACACCGACGCTCAACGCCTGCTTACTCGGATCACCGGCTGGACAATTCCCATTGATGCCTTACCACTTTGGATAACCGGCCAACTCAGTAGTAGCGACGAACTGGTAAGCCAAGATGCTCAAAACCGCCCGTTAAGCATCATGAATGCCACACAGCTTCCGCCGTGGAAGGTTGACTTCAAGAGCTGGCAAACCCAGAGCGGTGCCGAGCTACCTCGACTGCTTAATTTAACGCGTGATGACATTCGACTTAAAATACAGATAAACCAATGGCAAGCCCTCGCCCCAGAAAAGACATCAGTGACAAATCGTCCACAATCAAACTCTAGTGAGCCCCCGTTATGA
- a CDS encoding winged helix-turn-helix domain-containing protein produces MNITEFLIIDLDARELVDIKNSTRCALSLAELEVLKSLVNHVGEVVSKETLNAAGWPGRVVAASSLTQCMSSLRKKLAGQTDIELKNIPRYGYSLCIIEHAEAVASAVVDPVSGFDKLASENVNTSHSNPASPKGAKFAAGIAVFRPAFYRLAGIVAVVIFVAGLHFSGGLKVIVNQLSVLTEPDVASISQKHFSLAQSPTLLNAVQLDNQLKETISVEKVVNNWFNYENIFQNSTEKQLFTFDNGRYESVALCNEFDGICIDKQPLNLVRSVNAPTAPLDIQWLADTKLRMEQVTYNKILLDKFEPTDKGLIEDVFRADVYYYSESKNVVRADVRLSLIFDSMNRGKLVAAACITDDMLRKISIRYQFSGDFKLTKSQVDGKAVNTFLVDIKERSFTSPQQISKESATIYREIRKNVLQNERMVIRQLYQDDDSGVWMLPLWGETMVWAHREQVSL; encoded by the coding sequence GTGAATATTACTGAATTTTTAATTATTGATCTAGATGCCAGAGAGTTAGTTGATATCAAGAACTCGACTCGCTGCGCATTATCATTAGCTGAGCTAGAAGTACTAAAAAGCTTAGTTAACCATGTGGGTGAAGTGGTTAGCAAAGAGACACTAAATGCTGCAGGTTGGCCTGGCAGAGTGGTGGCAGCCTCTTCATTGACTCAATGTATGAGCAGTTTACGAAAAAAGCTTGCTGGGCAAACAGATATTGAGTTAAAAAACATTCCTCGTTACGGCTATAGTTTATGCATTATTGAGCATGCAGAGGCTGTAGCATCTGCGGTTGTCGACCCTGTCAGCGGTTTTGATAAACTAGCATCAGAAAATGTAAACACTTCGCACTCAAATCCAGCAAGTCCCAAAGGTGCTAAATTTGCCGCTGGGATAGCAGTATTTAGACCCGCGTTCTATCGCCTTGCTGGGATCGTTGCAGTAGTGATATTTGTCGCAGGGTTGCACTTCTCAGGCGGGCTTAAAGTCATCGTTAATCAGCTTTCTGTACTCACCGAGCCGGATGTGGCATCAATCAGCCAAAAGCATTTTTCATTGGCACAAAGCCCCACGCTACTTAATGCTGTGCAGTTAGATAATCAACTGAAAGAGACCATTTCCGTTGAAAAAGTGGTCAACAATTGGTTTAATTATGAGAACATATTCCAAAATTCTACCGAAAAACAATTGTTTACTTTTGATAATGGCCGCTACGAGTCGGTCGCCTTGTGTAACGAGTTCGATGGGATTTGTATTGATAAGCAGCCACTTAATCTAGTTCGATCTGTTAATGCGCCGACGGCTCCGCTGGACATTCAATGGTTAGCGGATACTAAGTTGAGAATGGAGCAGGTAACCTACAATAAAATTCTATTAGATAAATTTGAACCTACCGATAAAGGCCTGATTGAAGACGTATTTCGTGCCGATGTGTACTATTACTCAGAGAGTAAGAATGTCGTGCGCGCAGATGTTAGGTTGTCATTGATTTTCGATTCAATGAATCGAGGTAAACTAGTTGCAGCGGCATGTATTACTGATGATATGCTCAGAAAAATCTCAATTCGTTATCAGTTTAGCGGCGACTTTAAGCTGACTAAAAGTCAGGTCGATGGCAAAGCGGTAAACACGTTCCTTGTTGATATAAAAGAGCGCTCGTTTACCAGTCCACAACAGATATCAAAAGAGTCTGCGACCATCTACCGAGAGATCCGCAAAAACGTGTTGCAAAATGAGCGCATGGTCATCAGACAACTTTATCAAGATGATGATAGTGGCGTGTGGATGCTGCCATTATGGGGCGAGACTATGGTTTGGGCTCATAGAGAGCAGGTGTCACTTTAA
- a CDS encoding GNAT family N-acetyltransferase, producing MAQFTFDNSDAFAETVKNRIAVFNWQHWEVSERLPLGLKLESQTGELLAGFSGRTFGNWLMIDNLWVDESLRGQQIGHQLLVEAETIARSKGCKFAMLDTLNFQARPFYEARGYEVQWTQAAYPKTGCKYFMVKAL from the coding sequence GTGGCTCAATTTACCTTTGATAATAGTGATGCCTTTGCCGAAACGGTGAAGAATAGAATCGCTGTATTTAACTGGCAACACTGGGAAGTTTCTGAAAGGTTACCCCTCGGACTAAAACTTGAAAGCCAAACAGGCGAGCTGTTAGCCGGTTTTTCAGGAAGAACCTTCGGTAATTGGCTGATGATTGATAATTTGTGGGTCGATGAAAGCCTACGAGGCCAGCAAATTGGCCACCAGCTACTTGTTGAAGCTGAGACTATTGCGCGATCTAAAGGTTGTAAATTTGCAATGCTTGATACGCTTAACTTTCAGGCCAGACCTTTTTATGAAGCCAGAGGCTATGAAGTGCAATGGACACAAGCGGCGTACCCGAAGACTGGCTGTAAATATTTTATGGTCAAAGCCTTATAG
- a CDS encoding ribose-phosphate pyrophosphokinase, protein MPDIKLFAGNATPGLAKKIADRLFCKLGDADVGVFSDGEISVQINENVRGADVFIIQSTCAPTNDNLMELIVMVDALRRASAGRITAVIPYFGYARQDRRVRSARVPITAKVVADFLSSVGVDRVLTCDLHAEQIQGFFDVPVDNVFGSPVLLEDMLAKNLENPVVVSPDIGGVVRARAVAKLLDDSDLAIIDKRRPQANVAQVMHIIGDVQGRDCIIVDDMIDTGGTLCKAAEALKEHGANRVFAYATHPVFSGNAAKNIAESVIDQVIVTDTIPLSPEIAALEKVSQLTMSTVMAEAIRRVSNEESISAMFKH, encoded by the coding sequence GTGCCTGACATTAAACTTTTTGCCGGTAACGCAACACCTGGTCTCGCTAAGAAGATAGCCGATCGTCTATTTTGCAAACTTGGAGACGCAGATGTAGGCGTTTTCAGTGACGGCGAAATCAGTGTCCAGATAAATGAAAATGTACGTGGTGCGGATGTATTCATCATTCAATCTACTTGTGCTCCGACTAACGATAACTTAATGGAACTGATCGTTATGGTTGATGCGCTTCGTCGTGCATCTGCTGGTCGTATTACTGCCGTTATCCCTTACTTCGGTTATGCACGTCAAGACCGTCGCGTTCGTAGCGCTCGTGTACCTATTACAGCTAAAGTTGTTGCAGACTTCCTATCAAGCGTTGGCGTTGACCGCGTATTGACCTGTGACCTGCATGCTGAGCAAATTCAAGGTTTCTTCGATGTTCCAGTTGATAACGTTTTCGGTAGCCCTGTGTTGCTTGAAGATATGTTAGCTAAGAACCTAGAAAATCCAGTGGTTGTTTCACCCGATATCGGTGGCGTTGTACGTGCTCGTGCAGTGGCTAAGCTGCTTGATGATTCCGATCTCGCTATCATCGATAAGCGTCGTCCACAAGCAAACGTCGCACAGGTTATGCATATCATTGGTGATGTTCAGGGCCGTGACTGCATCATCGTCGATGACATGATTGATACCGGTGGAACTCTGTGTAAAGCAGCTGAAGCACTAAAAGAGCACGGTGCAAACCGCGTATTCGCTTATGCAACTCACCCAGTATTCTCAGGCAACGCTGCTAAAAATATCGCTGAATCAGTAATTGATCAAGTAATAGTGACAGATACGATTCCATTGAGTCCTGAGATAGCGGCACTTGAGAAAGTTTCTCAGCTTACAATGTCTACCGTAATGGCTGAAGCTATTCGTCGCGTAAGCAACGAAGAGTCTATTTCGGCTATGTTTAAGCACTAA
- a CDS encoding transglutaminase family protein: MKLNDSIKLPETAFEVAEHLGFSKAKNANWAWLELAGSVLSFYVVDRHERLAGLLNWFYNDLGFCPREAYYSADAADLGKCMTSKQGNSTTLATVLMLLAKQLDLKLEPLLLPGQTVLVSQIDDDIRFIDPLTGNEFSKHQLHILVRGELGNAAVLKPSYLKPASVKRLVSRMIHEMKAGSIVAHKFEPAMECCNLLLQWHADDLNLNRERAFIAQQLGCISVATADLKHFVDNSPHDPVIELVKMQLKELKENVETFH; encoded by the coding sequence TTGAAACTTAACGATTCAATTAAACTACCTGAAACAGCTTTTGAAGTTGCAGAGCACCTTGGATTTTCAAAAGCTAAGAATGCTAACTGGGCGTGGCTTGAACTCGCGGGTTCAGTGCTGAGCTTTTATGTTGTCGATCGTCATGAGCGTTTAGCTGGGTTACTCAATTGGTTTTATAATGATTTGGGGTTCTGCCCTCGCGAAGCGTATTACAGCGCCGATGCTGCCGACCTCGGTAAATGCATGACCTCAAAGCAGGGGAATAGCACCACGCTAGCGACAGTGTTAATGCTACTCGCAAAGCAGCTTGACCTTAAGTTAGAGCCATTACTTTTACCGGGTCAAACGGTGCTCGTTAGCCAGATTGATGACGACATTCGTTTTATTGATCCCTTGACTGGTAATGAGTTTAGCAAGCACCAGCTGCATATTTTGGTGCGCGGTGAGCTGGGTAATGCGGCAGTATTAAAGCCGAGTTATTTAAAGCCTGCTTCAGTTAAACGTCTCGTGTCACGTATGATCCATGAGATGAAAGCGGGCAGTATTGTTGCACACAAATTTGAGCCTGCGATGGAGTGTTGTAACTTGCTGCTTCAATGGCATGCAGATGATCTTAACCTCAATCGTGAGCGGGCTTTTATTGCCCAGCAGTTGGGGTGTATCAGTGTTGCTACGGCCGACTTAAAACATTTTGTCGATAACAGTCCACATGACCCGGTCATTGAACTGGTTAAAATGCAATTGAAAGAGCTTAAAGAGAACGTTGAAACGTTTCATTAA
- the prmC gene encoding peptide chain release factor N(5)-glutamine methyltransferase — protein MQLTISGALKWASSQLDTISDSASLDAEVMLLHIINKPRSYIYTWPEKSLESTQVSEFKQMLAKRLRGNPIAHIVGEREFWSLPFRVNPTTLIPRPDTEILVETALNLPLAENARVLDLGTGTGAIALSLAHERNEWQVCAIDKVEEAVALAIENRTNLKLEQVDVFQSDWFDAVECYDFNLIVSNPPYIDEEDEHLSQGDVRFEPQSALTAPLKGFADLFHIASCARDYLAPGGYLLLEHGYQQAIELREKLIELGYENVATVRDFGSNDRCTLGRRPR, from the coding sequence TTGCAATTGACTATATCTGGGGCCCTTAAATGGGCCTCTTCTCAGTTAGACACTATTTCGGATTCAGCTTCGTTAGATGCTGAAGTTATGCTGCTGCATATTATCAATAAACCGCGTAGCTACATCTACACTTGGCCAGAAAAAAGCTTGGAGTCAACACAAGTCTCTGAGTTTAAACAGATGCTCGCCAAGCGGCTTAGAGGTAACCCGATTGCCCATATTGTTGGTGAAAGAGAGTTTTGGTCGCTGCCATTTAGAGTTAACCCCACCACCTTGATCCCAAGACCTGATACAGAAATATTGGTCGAAACAGCTTTAAATCTACCATTAGCTGAAAATGCGCGGGTATTGGATTTAGGCACGGGTACTGGTGCGATAGCTTTGTCATTGGCGCATGAGCGTAACGAGTGGCAGGTGTGCGCGATTGATAAAGTCGAAGAGGCTGTTGCGCTGGCGATTGAGAACCGCACTAACTTAAAGCTTGAGCAAGTCGATGTATTCCAAAGCGATTGGTTTGATGCCGTTGAGTGCTATGACTTTAACTTGATTGTGTCTAATCCGCCCTATATTGACGAAGAGGATGAACATCTTTCTCAAGGCGATGTGCGATTTGAGCCACAAAGTGCCTTAACTGCGCCTTTAAAAGGTTTCGCTGACTTGTTTCATATCGCAAGTTGCGCCCGAGATTATTTAGCGCCAGGTGGTTACTTGTTGCTTGAACATGGCTACCAGCAGGCGATTGAGCTTAGAGAAAAGTTGATTGAACTCGGTTACGAAAACGTAGCCACTGTACGAGACTTTGGCAGCAATGATCGCTGTACGTTGGGGCGTAGGCCAAGATAG